In the genome of Bombyx mori chromosome 13, ASM3026992v2, the window CAACCGTTAGGAACTTTTGACTTTTATTAGATATTTGTACTCTAGATTTAATGACATCTGTTGGAAATATAACCGTCCACAATACAAGACCACCAACTGCTCCCGCGGCCATTGTCCTCAAAAACCCTATATCGTCTTTTGATTGTCCAGGTTTAGCCAACAATTCTCTCGTTCCTAAAATGGTATTATCAAgagttttgattttaaaatgtgTAAAGCATCCGTGGTCTAAAAAGTAAGTCATTGTATGTACGGGTATTAAATTATACCACTATTCCTGGTTCCTAATACTGAACGGTCTCAACTGAGGAATATAACTTACCGCTTTGCTTAGCGTTTGTGGACTGCGAAAAAACCTCGGGTTCGATAAGAATCTCGGCTGCGTTGCAAATTCTCCGACGAACCCAAGTAGTCCAGCTAGGTAGACCCAACATCGAGAAAGAGTTCATACGTCGCATCCAACTCGGATGGGCAAAGTGTCGGGCCAAATGCCATAGTCTCAAGACTTGAGTGACCAGTGTGTATTGCCAATGATGATATACCGCAGTGAGACGGGATCACTTTAAAAGGGGTTTCACCAGAAAGTTTAGAATGATCCAAAGGGCATAAGAGGGCTATGCTCAGAGATTCCCTGCGATATCGAATCAAGAATGAGAACATTCGCAGGGgaactataatattaataattgcaAGGTTGAAGCGGGCACGGTCAACTGTTCATAAAACAGATTGCTGCTGGAGCCAAGTTCTTGACTGATCACCGCCGGAAGACGTAGCATGGGTAAGGTTTTTTCTGGcctggggccgaacctcctataaggtccccgcgcctagggggcgcgcggggtatgtgagacttaacgatctgcagatgttgggagcagatctcgggcccaaggagttttagggccctactgCACTAAACGACtgccctgcactcttacacccgacgtccgatctccgttcggggtcagaacccggtcagagtagggagTTCCCGCGGTCAGCACTACCACCAGACTCGCGGCTCCCCTCCTAGGCCATAGTCAATGACCAACGATGACGATCTCCGCGGTACGGCTGCCCTACCATGCCGCTAGGGCGATACCGCTCGTgttccggaataccccgctgggtcagaaccagcccgCCTGGTCGGAaagcgatacaccgccgaccgggatccacagtatgttcggcgacgacagcgacgacgacaacgcggaccgcatcgcaggccGCAGCCACCGACACGTCGTCCCATCCTCCTTGGTGCCAgcacgctagagtgacggtagtgTGTGGAGCAGTCtcaaccccctcaggtcgccctgtgaccatcaccgggaggtgACTTCTTCCTCACATTGGGTAGGCCTTCCCACAAGCTGGAGAGATGACGAAAGTTCACCAGGAGAAGGATCACCAATATACTATTTAAACCTAATCCTAGTAAGAGATGAGAAATAGTCTGCATCTATTGTGTTTAATACTCATATTAAACCAAATTACCTTCATATCCaccaaagaaaaagaaatatccAGGCATTTCCCTCATAATTGTTGGAACAAGGCCTCTAAAAAGACCCTGTATGCCATATTGCTTGAATATTTGCTGTGTTAATTGTAATGGCGTCACTTTAACCTATGACAAGAGGGcaaataagttaataataacAAGAATATGTGCAAAAGATAACAAACCAACGCCATAGATAAAGCTACAATTAATAAATACTGATAAGCAATGTTAAGTCGACATTTATAAGCCAATTATAAATAACTAAGGTTCACAATAATGATGTAGATGGTAAATTTTACGCAAATCCCATGTTTGAAATAAGGTGTGAAGCAATACATAAATGAAAATACCCATAATGATCATCATACAGCAGTTTGTGAACCCTGAATGTTGACTTCACGCATGGCTTGTAGTTGACACTTTATTAGTTCCGTTGGACATAGTGTGAACGAGGAGAAGAATGCAGCCAAGAAACCTGCTGATGCATTACCCACCGCTGAGAGCTGCTCTACACTCTAAAACATgctacattttaaataatacaatagagTTCGTTGATTAGAATTCTTATCTAAAATATTTGATAtcctattgtaatttatttctatgtttattatacatatatgctATTATGATAGGTTTGATTTTATATGAGATCAATATACAAAACAGATCGATTATTATTTCTTCAAATAAGTCAGATTTACTGAtatgataacaaaaatattcaCCAATATTCTGGTGCATTCAGAATTTTTAAAGATCAGTATCACTCACTTCTACTCCTGTAATTCGACAGACAAACTTTTGGCAATATCCATAGGCTGCAAAAAGCACAGAGTTTTCTGCTACATTTGCCATAATAGCTGGTGTGGTGCCAGCATATAAACCTCTTATTACACCATCATTTcttaatgtttgttttaaacaGTCATACATTCCTTTATATAAATGTGGAAAGGTTTGCATTTTCACTTTAACTGTGTCCAATGGTTGACCAACATAAACAACTGCCACACCACCTTAAATATcacaaacataattttaaaacattatagaATTGTAAATGTTTACattagattttaattttctaaatgaaCATACCTAAAGACCCTGCTGTAAAATCAATGATTCCACTCCTTAAATTATTTGAAGAATCTGTAGAATCTGCCATTTCAGTATCTGcaaaaatttctaaaataataatttacaatattaaataaataactataagAAATTTACACTACCACTGTAGGTGTGAGTGTATTGAGTGTACATGGGGGTGCAGTGTAGATTTCAAGGGGTAAGTTggtgtggcctaaaggataggaagtttcagttggaagggtggggcagccattgtaatttaaaatgaagacttagaactcatgtctcaaggtgggtgacggcatttactttgttgatgtatATGGACTCCGGAGACCATTtaccaccaggtgagccgtgagcccCTCCCCACatataaccaataaataaaaaagttgaatgacctaatatttaaaactattaatgaactaaaataattaaactattaAGCATACAGTATTATATGAATACGTTTGTCATAAtactattaatatttacatagGGTAATTCTTCAAAATCTCAAAAACCTAGTGTAAAATTATCACTAGTTTTCTATTTCTATACACTAGttgattttaaaagttttacagACGAAATTATGTCATTAGATTAGaatctataaaatattatttgatatatcaaatattatttataatttttaaggaGTAAAACATACCAAATGAAGTTGTACCTTTTGGTATTTcactatacaataaaataaaaaaaaaatgttaaataactTAGTTAAGTCTGTAAATGAAATAACCTATGAAGTACATATGTATGATAAACATTATACGATAAACACTCAAATTGAATTGATTCAACGTTTTCCGACTTTATCATACGATAGTTTCATAATGCAGTATGGCAATCTTCTCAACAGGGTTGCCAGTCCCAGCATAGAACAAAACTGTAGATTTGCTTCAAAGAAActagaaaactgtaaaatatcaaattaaaaaaagcatatCTACAACTTAgtctttatattatattttgtataatttaatgaTAGCAATAAATAGAATACATTGTAGGGAGGTCATTAAGAACAAGAAAAATCTTGAATTGTCAAAGTTTTAATctaattaaatatcaaaatcaaaAGTCTCAAAGTTGCAATTATTCCAGTGCCTGCATGTTTGATAGTATTACTAGCTactatttcattttcaatttgtaAGTCTTCTTAATTTTCCGTTTcatctttatttttgttgaaatcgtacatatttttattgattttttttgaattCGTATTTTATCACCTTGAACTcggaacatttttttatttctgaccTTTAATTACGGACTAATAAAATAGATGATGATAAAATAGCATCTTACATAAAAAACTGTAGATTTCCAGGTCTAAACTGAAAAGTAAGAGAATTTCCGAAAAGCTGATGATCTACAGATAAAACTGCAGGGCTGGCAACAGTGCTTCTCAGGAACTGAATGTCTTAGTTTTTTTGGAACATTCTTGCCAAAGAGTATTGTTAGTCTACAGCATTTTCACATTTACGAGACGGTATAAGCTATGTATAGGGGcaactataattttatataatttttatatttgcatGTATCACACAGAATCAGCCgctataagaaaaa includes:
- the LOC101735882 gene encoding mitochondrial ornithine transporter 1 isoform X1, whose amino-acid sequence is MADSTDSSNNLRSGIIDFTAGSLGGVAVVYVGQPLDTVKVKMQTFPHLYKGMYDCLKQTLRNDGVIRGLYAGTTPAIMANVAENSVLFAAYGYCQKFVCRITGVESVEQLSAVGNASAGFLAAFFSSFTLCPTELIKCQLQAMREVNIQGSQTAVKVTPLQLTQQIFKQYGIQGLFRGLVPTIMREMPGYFFFFGGYEGTRELLAKPGQSKDDIGFLRTMAAGAVGGLVLWTVIFPTDVIKSRVQISNKSQKFLTVGYEIVKKEGVLALYNGLKPTLVRTIPATAALFVVYEYSKKFMHKSFGD
- the LOC101735882 gene encoding mitochondrial ornithine transporter 2 isoform X2 codes for the protein MADSTDSSNNLRSGIIDFTAGSLGGVAVVYVGQPLDTVKVKMQTFPHLYKGMYDCLKQTLRNDGVIRGLYAGTTPAIMANVAENSVLFAAYGYCQKFVCRITGVEVKVTPLQLTQQIFKQYGIQGLFRGLVPTIMREMPGYFFFFGGYEGTRELLAKPGQSKDDIGFLRTMAAGAVGGLVLWTVIFPTDVIKSRVQISNKSQKFLTVGYEIVKKEGVLALYNGLKPTLVRTIPATAALFVVYEYSKKFMHKSFGD